A window of Silurus meridionalis isolate SWU-2019-XX chromosome 4, ASM1480568v1, whole genome shotgun sequence contains these coding sequences:
- the si:dkey-260g12.1 gene encoding tumor necrosis factor receptor superfamily member 3 isoform X1 — MYKMSMKVLHFAISMLMSGLTSGLPLQEVEIRHRRDADSCRECPAGMYQSSCDECAECPENTFTNKTNTEYSCLDCYMDCVAELHLQVVSPCTKNADVVCECMKGFVCLRRNLYTGQCIKCKQQQPAQTISQPPAKTFSHTISPTPSYAPEQTTLHPSTWITGLPFFTTSTLYEKSKGTMLLLSVVFSVLFIVFCFITFYFYKRKIGCVKKRLKQCSLRKQKEEITAISSEINKPITPLHAQGTHTQTPSSTNTDDSTPQPASREQPPSGSGNLGPLYIYGASTVFVSLLNQFGLNGGDKDEEDLRQQPLNNSEMHSPPSPTIPLSKEERNRDISFPSQEQGKECHMSKEEGL; from the exons ATGTACAAG ATGTCAATGAAGGTGCTACATTTTGCCATATCCATGCTAATGAGTGGTCTGACATCTGGCCTTCCTCTG CAGGAAGTTGAAATTCGACATCGCAGGGATGCAGATTCTTGCAGAGAATGTCCTGCAG GAATGTATCAGAGTTCATGTGACGAATGTGCAGAATGTCCTGAAAACACCTTCACCAACAAGACCAACACAGAGTACAGCTGTCTTGATTGCTACATGGATTGTGTTGCAG AATTGCACTTGCAGGTGGTGAGTCCGTGCACCAAGAATGCTGATGTAGTTTGTGAATGTAtgaaagggtttgtttgcctTAGGAGAAATCTGTACACAGGGCAGTGCATCAAGTGTAAGCAGCAGCAACCTGCACAGACCATCTCTCAGCCACCAGCAAAGACCTTCTCTCACACAATCTCACCAACTCCCTCGTATGCTCCAGAGCAAACCACCTTGCACCCTTCAACATGGATCACAGGCCTGCCCTTTTTCACCACTTCAACTTTATATGAGAAGTCAAAGG GTACAATGTTGCTTTTGAGCGTAGTGTTTTCAGTTCTGTTCATTGTATTTTGCTTCATCACGTTTTATTTctacaaaagaaaaattggCTGCGTAAAAAAAC GTTTAAAGCAGTGCTCATTACGAAAGCAAAAG GAGGAAATTACAGCCATATCCTCTGAAATAAACAAGCCAATTACCCCACTTCATGCCCAGGggacccacacacaaacacctagcAGTACTAACACAGACGACTCCACTCCTCAGCCAGCCAGCAGAGAGCAGCCTCCTTCTGGTTCTGGAAATCTGG GTCCTCTCTACATATATGGTGCAAGTACAGTGTTTGTCAGTTTACTGAACCAGTTTGGACTGAATGGAGGAGACAAGGATGAAGAGGATCTCCGACAGCAGCCTTTAAACAATAGTGAGATGCACAGTCCTCCTTCTCCTACAATCCCTCTGTCGAAGGAGGAAAGGAACAGGGACATCTCTTTCCCTTCTCAGGAGCAAGGGAAGGAGTGTCACATGTCAAAAGAGGAAGGATTGTGA
- the si:dkey-260g12.1 gene encoding tumor necrosis factor receptor superfamily member 3 isoform X2, with product MYKMSMKVLHFAISMLMSGLTSGLPLEVEIRHRRDADSCRECPAGMYQSSCDECAECPENTFTNKTNTEYSCLDCYMDCVAELHLQVVSPCTKNADVVCECMKGFVCLRRNLYTGQCIKCKQQQPAQTISQPPAKTFSHTISPTPSYAPEQTTLHPSTWITGLPFFTTSTLYEKSKGTMLLLSVVFSVLFIVFCFITFYFYKRKIGCVKKRLKQCSLRKQKEEITAISSEINKPITPLHAQGTHTQTPSSTNTDDSTPQPASREQPPSGSGNLGPLYIYGASTVFVSLLNQFGLNGGDKDEEDLRQQPLNNSEMHSPPSPTIPLSKEERNRDISFPSQEQGKECHMSKEEGL from the exons ATGTACAAG ATGTCAATGAAGGTGCTACATTTTGCCATATCCATGCTAATGAGTGGTCTGACATCTGGCCTTCCTCTG GAAGTTGAAATTCGACATCGCAGGGATGCAGATTCTTGCAGAGAATGTCCTGCAG GAATGTATCAGAGTTCATGTGACGAATGTGCAGAATGTCCTGAAAACACCTTCACCAACAAGACCAACACAGAGTACAGCTGTCTTGATTGCTACATGGATTGTGTTGCAG AATTGCACTTGCAGGTGGTGAGTCCGTGCACCAAGAATGCTGATGTAGTTTGTGAATGTAtgaaagggtttgtttgcctTAGGAGAAATCTGTACACAGGGCAGTGCATCAAGTGTAAGCAGCAGCAACCTGCACAGACCATCTCTCAGCCACCAGCAAAGACCTTCTCTCACACAATCTCACCAACTCCCTCGTATGCTCCAGAGCAAACCACCTTGCACCCTTCAACATGGATCACAGGCCTGCCCTTTTTCACCACTTCAACTTTATATGAGAAGTCAAAGG GTACAATGTTGCTTTTGAGCGTAGTGTTTTCAGTTCTGTTCATTGTATTTTGCTTCATCACGTTTTATTTctacaaaagaaaaattggCTGCGTAAAAAAAC GTTTAAAGCAGTGCTCATTACGAAAGCAAAAG GAGGAAATTACAGCCATATCCTCTGAAATAAACAAGCCAATTACCCCACTTCATGCCCAGGggacccacacacaaacacctagcAGTACTAACACAGACGACTCCACTCCTCAGCCAGCCAGCAGAGAGCAGCCTCCTTCTGGTTCTGGAAATCTGG GTCCTCTCTACATATATGGTGCAAGTACAGTGTTTGTCAGTTTACTGAACCAGTTTGGACTGAATGGAGGAGACAAGGATGAAGAGGATCTCCGACAGCAGCCTTTAAACAATAGTGAGATGCACAGTCCTCCTTCTCCTACAATCCCTCTGTCGAAGGAGGAAAGGAACAGGGACATCTCTTTCCCTTCTCAGGAGCAAGGGAAGGAGTGTCACATGTCAAAAGAGGAAGGATTGTGA
- the iffo1b gene encoding non-homologous end joining factor IFFO1 isoform X2, producing the protein MPDLQRFSFPCGMNPLLGQSLSSAHPHHTHGSEMLGHLDSPSSVLPETPHSSILHLGEQPGLIPDGIGQSGLVYQPIAPSLHRAVPPPPAAMALRNDLGSNISVLKTLNLRFRCFLAKVHELERRNKILEKQLQQVLESNELACGESKDTGVQTGFIGPVPLQSPNTNGSIKRPTTLFTPPLTTVLKLLPSAPDSSAALDSCAPSKAAAANTNNSNNAPNVNGGAARTDSNPSNRLLPGTIWSYSPSRKWPSNSEPRVITSPGVSWVHPDGVGVQIDTITPEIRALYNVLAKVRRERDEYKRRWEEEYTIRVELQQKVTDMQEDLQESEVCQDELALRVEQLKAELVLFKGLMSNNLSELDSKIQEKAMKVDMDICRRIDITARLCDLAQQRNCEDPIKSFQVASPQSSISCRPRKQTIQPAYGSETDEPTSTSESDGGGVKEENVGTTSATQINEEMQRMLNQLRECEFDDDCDSLAWEETEETLLLWEDFPGATLTTDPSHGEEECLEKVIKDTECLFKSREKEYQETIDQIEFELATAKSDMNRHLHEYMEMCSMKRGLDVQMETCRRLITQTGESDSSCPGPGGGGEANDGTGTEKTVEEGR; encoded by the exons ATGCCAGATCTGCAGCGCTTCAGTTTCCCGTGTGGTATGAACCCGTTGTTGGGCCAGAGCTTGTCTTCTGCTCATCCACATCATACGCACGGCTCAGAAATGCTCGGCCATCTGGACTCGCCCTCCTCTGTGCTCCCGGAGACTCCTCACTCCTCTATTCTCCACCTCGGGGAGCAGCCCGGACTGATCCCTGACGGCATTGGCCAAAGCGGTTTAGTCTATCAGCCCATCGCTCCCTCTCTGCACCGGGCCGTGCCGCCTCCCCCTGCAGCCATGGCCTTGCGCAATGACCTGGGCTCCAACATCAGCGTCCTGAAGACCCTCAACCTGCGCTTCCGCTGCTTTTTGGCTAAAGTGCACGAGCTGGAGAGGCGAAACAAAATCCTGGAAAAGCAACTGCAGCAGGTGCTGGAGAGCAACGAGCTCGCATGCGGCGAGAGCAAAGACACCGGGGTGCAGACCGGATTTATCGGGCCTGTTCCCCTGCAATCCCCAAACACCAACGGCTCCATCAAAAGACCGACTACTTTATTCACACCCCCACTTACGACCGTGCTGAAACTCTTGCCTTCCGCTCCTGATTCGAGCGCAGCTCTTGACTCGTGCGCGCCCAGCAAAGCGGCCGCGGCCAACACCAATAACTCCAACAACGCACCTAATGTGAACGGTGGTGCAGCAAGAACCGACTCGAACCCCTCTAACCGCCTTCTGCCTGGCACCATCTGGTCTTATAGTCCAAGCAGGAAGTGGCCCTCGAACTCGGAACCACGGGTGATCACCAGCCCTGGAGTGTCATGGGTACACCCGGACGGAGTCGGAGTGCAGATCGACACCATCACCCCGGAAATCAGAGCCCTCTACAATGTCCTAGCTAAAGTAAGACGGGAGAGAGACGAGTATAAACGCAG atgGGAGGAGGAATATACCATAAGAGTGGAACTTCAGCAGAAGGTCACAGATATGCAAGAG gatcTGCAGGAGAGTGAGGTGTGTCAGGATGAGCTAGCCCTGAGGGTAGAGCAGTTGAAGGCAGAGCTTGTCCTCTTCAAAGGTCTAATGAGCAAT aacCTGAGTGAGTTGGACAGTAAGATCCAGGAGAAGGCTATGAAAGTGGATATGGATATCTGCAGACGCATCGATATTACAGCTCGTCTGTGTGACCTGGCACAACAGAGGAACTGTGAGGATCCCATCAAGAGCTTCCAG GTTGCCAGTCCACAGTCTTCCATTAGCTGTCGTCCAAGAAAACAGACAATCCAGCCTGCTTATGGCAGCGAGACTGATGAGCCGACCAGCACCTCAGAAAGTGATGGGGGTGGAGTAAAAGAAGAGAATGTGGGCACCACCTCGGCTACTCAGATCAATGAAGAGATGCAGAGGATGCTGAATCAGTT gcgTGAATGTGAGTTTGATGATGACTGTGACTCTTTGGCTTGGGAGGAAACTGAGGAAACGCTTCTGCTTTGGGAGGATTTTCCAGGAGCCACTCTGACCACAGACCCGAGTCATGGTGAG GAGGAATGTCTTGAGAAAGTGATCAAAGATACAGAGTGCCTATTTAAGTCTAGGGAGAAAGAGTATCAGGAGACCATTGACCAGATTgag TTTGAGCTGGCCACTGCTAAATCTGACATGAACAGGCATTTGCATGAGTACATGGAAATGTGCAGTATGAAGAGAGGACTGGATGTTCAGATGGAAACATGCAGAAGACTCATTACTCAGACTGGAGAGAG TGATTCCTCATGTCCTGGCCCTGGTGGAGGTGGAGAAGCGAACGATGGGACAGGAACAGAGAAGACTGTTGAGGAAGGAAGATAA
- the iffo1b gene encoding non-homologous end joining factor IFFO1 isoform X1, giving the protein MPDLQRFSFPCGMNPLLGQSLSSAHPHHTHGSEMLGHLDSPSSVLPETPHSSILHLGEQPGLIPDGIGQSGLVYQPIAPSLHRAVPPPPAAMALRNDLGSNISVLKTLNLRFRCFLAKVHELERRNKILEKQLQQVLESNELACGESKDTGVQTGFIGPVPLQSPNTNGSIKRPTTLFTPPLTTVLKLLPSAPDSSAALDSCAPSKAAAANTNNSNNAPNVNGGAARTDSNPSNRLLPGTIWSYSPSRKWPSNSEPRVITSPGVSWVHPDGVGVQIDTITPEIRALYNVLAKVRRERDEYKRRWEEEYTIRVELQQKVTDMQEDLQESEVCQDELALRVEQLKAELVLFKGLMSNNLSELDSKIQEKAMKVDMDICRRIDITARLCDLAQQRNCEDPIKSFQVASPQSSISCRPRKQTIQPAYGSETDEPTSTSESDGGGVKEENVGTTSATQINEEMQRMLNQLRECEFDDDCDSLAWEETEETLLLWEDFPGATLTTDPSHGEQEECLEKVIKDTECLFKSREKEYQETIDQIEFELATAKSDMNRHLHEYMEMCSMKRGLDVQMETCRRLITQTGESDSSCPGPGGGGEANDGTGTEKTVEEGR; this is encoded by the exons ATGCCAGATCTGCAGCGCTTCAGTTTCCCGTGTGGTATGAACCCGTTGTTGGGCCAGAGCTTGTCTTCTGCTCATCCACATCATACGCACGGCTCAGAAATGCTCGGCCATCTGGACTCGCCCTCCTCTGTGCTCCCGGAGACTCCTCACTCCTCTATTCTCCACCTCGGGGAGCAGCCCGGACTGATCCCTGACGGCATTGGCCAAAGCGGTTTAGTCTATCAGCCCATCGCTCCCTCTCTGCACCGGGCCGTGCCGCCTCCCCCTGCAGCCATGGCCTTGCGCAATGACCTGGGCTCCAACATCAGCGTCCTGAAGACCCTCAACCTGCGCTTCCGCTGCTTTTTGGCTAAAGTGCACGAGCTGGAGAGGCGAAACAAAATCCTGGAAAAGCAACTGCAGCAGGTGCTGGAGAGCAACGAGCTCGCATGCGGCGAGAGCAAAGACACCGGGGTGCAGACCGGATTTATCGGGCCTGTTCCCCTGCAATCCCCAAACACCAACGGCTCCATCAAAAGACCGACTACTTTATTCACACCCCCACTTACGACCGTGCTGAAACTCTTGCCTTCCGCTCCTGATTCGAGCGCAGCTCTTGACTCGTGCGCGCCCAGCAAAGCGGCCGCGGCCAACACCAATAACTCCAACAACGCACCTAATGTGAACGGTGGTGCAGCAAGAACCGACTCGAACCCCTCTAACCGCCTTCTGCCTGGCACCATCTGGTCTTATAGTCCAAGCAGGAAGTGGCCCTCGAACTCGGAACCACGGGTGATCACCAGCCCTGGAGTGTCATGGGTACACCCGGACGGAGTCGGAGTGCAGATCGACACCATCACCCCGGAAATCAGAGCCCTCTACAATGTCCTAGCTAAAGTAAGACGGGAGAGAGACGAGTATAAACGCAG atgGGAGGAGGAATATACCATAAGAGTGGAACTTCAGCAGAAGGTCACAGATATGCAAGAG gatcTGCAGGAGAGTGAGGTGTGTCAGGATGAGCTAGCCCTGAGGGTAGAGCAGTTGAAGGCAGAGCTTGTCCTCTTCAAAGGTCTAATGAGCAAT aacCTGAGTGAGTTGGACAGTAAGATCCAGGAGAAGGCTATGAAAGTGGATATGGATATCTGCAGACGCATCGATATTACAGCTCGTCTGTGTGACCTGGCACAACAGAGGAACTGTGAGGATCCCATCAAGAGCTTCCAG GTTGCCAGTCCACAGTCTTCCATTAGCTGTCGTCCAAGAAAACAGACAATCCAGCCTGCTTATGGCAGCGAGACTGATGAGCCGACCAGCACCTCAGAAAGTGATGGGGGTGGAGTAAAAGAAGAGAATGTGGGCACCACCTCGGCTACTCAGATCAATGAAGAGATGCAGAGGATGCTGAATCAGTT gcgTGAATGTGAGTTTGATGATGACTGTGACTCTTTGGCTTGGGAGGAAACTGAGGAAACGCTTCTGCTTTGGGAGGATTTTCCAGGAGCCACTCTGACCACAGACCCGAGTCATGGTGAG cAGGAGGAATGTCTTGAGAAAGTGATCAAAGATACAGAGTGCCTATTTAAGTCTAGGGAGAAAGAGTATCAGGAGACCATTGACCAGATTgag TTTGAGCTGGCCACTGCTAAATCTGACATGAACAGGCATTTGCATGAGTACATGGAAATGTGCAGTATGAAGAGAGGACTGGATGTTCAGATGGAAACATGCAGAAGACTCATTACTCAGACTGGAGAGAG TGATTCCTCATGTCCTGGCCCTGGTGGAGGTGGAGAAGCGAACGATGGGACAGGAACAGAGAAGACTGTTGAGGAAGGAAGATAA
- the gapdh gene encoding glyceraldehyde-3-phosphate dehydrogenase, which produces MVKVGINGFGRIGRLVTRAAFHSKKVEIVAINDPFIDLDYMVYMFQYDSTHGRYKGEVKAEGGKLVIDGHVITVFSERDPTNIKWGEAGAEYVVESTGVFTTIEKASAHLKGGAKRVIISAPSADAPMFVMGVNHEKYDKSLKVVSNASCTTNCLAPLAKVINDNFVIIEGLMSTVHAITATQKTVDGPSGKLWRDGRGASQNIIPASTGAAKAVGKVIPELNGKLTGMAFRVPTPNVSVVDLTVRLEKPAKYDDIKKVVKAAADGPMKGILGYTDHQVVSTDFNGDCHSSIFDAGAGIALNDHFVKLVTWYDNEFGYSNRVCDLMAYMASKE; this is translated from the exons ATGGTTAAAGTCGGAATCAATGG ATTTGGCCGTATTGGTCGTCTGGTGACCCGTGCTGCATTCCACTCTAAGAAGGTGGAGATTGTGGCCATCAATGACCCATTCATTGATCTGGATTACATG GTGTACATGTTCCAGTATGATTCCACCCACGGAAGGTATAAGGGAGAAGTCAAGGCTGAGGGTGGTAAACTGGTCATTGATGGACATGTAATCACAGTTTTCAGCGA GAGGGACCCAACTAACATTAAATGGGGTGAGGCTGGTGCTGAGTATGTTGTTGAATCCACTGGTGTCTTCACCACGATTGAGAAGGCCTCT GCTCACTTGAAGGGTGGTGCCAAGAGAGTGATCATCTCTGCCCCCAGTGCTGATGCCCCAATGTTTGTCATGGGTGTCAACCATGAGAAATATGACAAGTCCCTTAAAGTTGTCAG CAATGCCTCTTGCACTACCAACTGCCTGGCTCCTCTGGCTAAGGTCATCAATGATAACTTTGTCATCATTGAGGGTCTTATG AGCACTGTCCATGCCATCACAGCCACCCAGAAGACTGTTGATGGTCCTTCTGGTAAACTGTGGAGAGATGGCCGTGGTGCTAGTCAGAATATCATCCCAGCTTCCACTGGTGCTGCCAAGGCTGTGGGAAAAGTCATTCCTGAGCTTAATGG CAAGCTGACTGGTATGGCTTTCCGTGTCCCAACTCCCAATGTGTCCGTGGTTGACTTGACTGTCCGTTTGGAGAAGCCT gCCAAGTATGATGACAtcaagaaggtggtgaaggctGCAGCTGATGGCCCCATGAAGGGTATTCTGGGATACACAGACCACCAG GTGGTGTCCACAGACTTTAATGGGGATTGTCATTCCTCCATCTTTGATGCTGGAGCTGGAATTGCCCTTAATGATCACTTTGTTAAGCTGGTCACATG GTATGACAATGAGTTTGGCTACAGCAACAGAGTCTGTGACCTGATGGCCTACATGGCATCCAAGGAGTAA